A stretch of Palaemon carinicauda isolate YSFRI2023 chromosome 36, ASM3689809v2, whole genome shotgun sequence DNA encodes these proteins:
- the LOC137628349 gene encoding pupal cuticle protein Edg-91-like, translating into MKFTLALLALSAAVCVAFPSDSYVQDNTIKINHAHYKNPGYGHDGYGQGTFVDGGYSTANFVLRTNGGYSFGGLGNAGVHGAHGHGGYGHGGGHAAHGGYGH; encoded by the exons ATG AAATTCACATTGGCCCTCCTCGCCCTCTCTGCCGCTGTCTGCGTTGCCTTCCCGTCGGACTCCTACGTCCAAGACAACACCATCAAGATCAACCACGCCCACTACAAGAACCCCGGCTACGGCCACGATGGCTACGGCCAAGGAACCTTCGTCGACGGCGGCTACTCCACAGCCAACTTCGTCCTGAGGACCAATGGAGGATACAGCTTCGGTGGCCTTGGAAACGCCGGTGTCCACGGAGCTCATGGCCACGGTGGCTACGGACACGGCGGTGGCCATGCTGCTCATGGTGGATACGGCCATTAA
- the LOC137628347 gene encoding pupal cuticle protein Edg-91-like, with product MMKFTLALLALSAAVCVAFPSDSYVQDNTVKINHAHYKNPGYGHDGYGQGTFVDGGYSTANFVLRTNGGYSFGGLGNAGVHGAHGHGGYGHGGGHAAHGGYGH from the exons ATGATG AAATTCACGTTGGCCCTCCTCGCCCTCTCTGCCGCTGTCTGCGTTGCCTTCCCGTCGGACTCCTACGTCCAAGACAACACCGTCAAGATCAACCACGCCCACTACAAGAACCCCGGCTACGGCCACGATGGCTACGGCCAAGGAACCTTCGTCGACGGCGGCTACTCCACAGCCAACTTCGTCCTGAGGACTAATGGAGGATACAGCTTCGGTGGCCTTGGAAACGCCGGTGTCCACGGAGCTCATGGCCACGGTGGCTACGGACACGGCGGTGGCCATGCTGCTCATGGTGGATACGGCCATTAA